In Haloimpatiens massiliensis, the following are encoded in one genomic region:
- a CDS encoding DUF1292 domain-containing protein translates to MEKTINVMDEKGNPIQLDIIDVLNVENNQYVIVGAQNSDEAYAYRAIPKGKEVEYVSIGEGAEFNKVLNAYNEKHKDE, encoded by the coding sequence ATGGAAAAGACTATAAATGTTATGGATGAAAAGGGTAATCCTATTCAACTGGACATAATTGATGTATTAAATGTAGAAAATAATCAATATGTTATAGTAGGTGCTCAAAACTCAGATGAAGCATATGCTTATAGGGCGATTCCTAAAGGAAAAGAAGTTGAATATGTTTCTATAGGTGAAGGAGCAGAATTTAATAAAGTACTGAATGCTTATAATGAAAAACACAAAGATGAATAA
- a CDS encoding MATE family efflux transporter: MHKINNIVEGSILKSLLKLALPIMGTSCIQMAYSMTDMIWIGRVGSKASAAVGIAGYFTWFAVAFIVLSKVAAEIGISQSIGKRDIKEARKYAKHAIQINVFLGLLYGLVLIIFRNRFIGFFNSGSNEVFNMAENYLVIVALGINFYFINPVLTGIYNGYGNSTTPFIINTIGLLTNIILDPILIYGIGPLPRLGVRGAALATITAQLVVTIIFVYNIYKTKFIMFHKISLFTKPEAHYIKRIFKLSTPVAIEEGMFCFFSMVIARIVSRWGYIPIAVQNVGSQIESLSWLTAGGFSTALRTFVGQNYGAEKWDRIKKGYITSIKIVGTIGIVVSLVLFFGAKPIFSLFIPGEPETIKHGVVYLKILSLSQFFMCIEITTAGAFNGLGKTMPPSFVSTLFTGLRIPFALILSAEKILGLNGVWWTVSMSSVIKGIVLTTWFVIYIKSRPEFSCKHEIVYKN; this comes from the coding sequence ATGCATAAAATAAATAATATAGTAGAAGGAAGTATTTTGAAATCCTTATTAAAATTAGCATTACCTATTATGGGAACTTCTTGTATACAAATGGCATATAGTATGACTGATATGATATGGATAGGGAGAGTAGGAAGTAAAGCTTCTGCAGCAGTTGGCATAGCAGGATATTTTACCTGGTTTGCGGTAGCTTTTATTGTTTTGTCAAAGGTGGCAGCAGAAATAGGTATATCTCAATCTATAGGTAAAAGAGATATTAAAGAAGCTAGAAAGTATGCAAAACATGCTATACAAATAAACGTGTTTTTAGGTTTATTGTATGGATTAGTTCTTATAATTTTTAGAAATAGATTTATAGGTTTTTTTAATTCTGGCAGTAATGAAGTGTTTAATATGGCAGAAAATTATCTAGTAATAGTAGCTTTAGGTATAAATTTCTATTTTATTAATCCAGTACTTACTGGCATATATAATGGTTACGGAAATAGTACAACACCTTTTATTATTAATACTATAGGTCTTTTAACTAATATTATTTTAGATCCAATTTTGATATATGGAATAGGACCCTTACCTAGATTAGGGGTGAGAGGTGCAGCACTGGCTACAATAACTGCTCAGTTAGTGGTTACAATAATTTTTGTATACAATATATATAAGACTAAATTTATAATGTTTCATAAGATAAGTTTATTTACTAAACCAGAAGCTCATTATATTAAGAGAATATTTAAATTAAGTACTCCTGTGGCTATTGAGGAGGGAATGTTTTGTTTTTTTTCTATGGTAATAGCTAGAATAGTTTCTCGTTGGGGGTACATACCTATTGCAGTTCAAAATGTAGGCTCTCAAATAGAATCTTTATCATGGCTTACGGCGGGAGGATTTTCTACTGCTCTTAGAACCTTTGTAGGGCAAAATTATGGAGCTGAGAAATGGGATAGAATTAAGAAAGGGTATATTACATCAATTAAGATAGTTGGTACTATAGGTATAGTAGTATCCTTAGTATTATTTTTTGGTGCAAAACCTATATTCTCATTGTTCATTCCAGGAGAACCGGAGACCATAAAACATGGAGTGGTATATTTGAAAATATTGAGCCTTTCACAGTTTTTTATGTGTATTGAAATAACTACTGCAGGGGCTTTTAATGGACTTGGTAAAACCATGCCACCATCTTTTGTAAGTACACTATTTACAGGACTTAGGATACCTTTTGCTTTAATTCTATCAGCCGAAAAAATATTAGGTTTAAATGGGGTTTGGTGGACTGTAAGTATGAGTAGTGTTATAAAAGGAATAGTGCTCACTACCTGGTTCGTGATATATATAAAAAGCAGACCTGAATTTTCATGTAAGCATGAAATTGTTTATAAAAATTAA
- a CDS encoding phosphomannomutase/phosphoglucomutase — protein sequence MINSLEKLINGNDIRGVALEGVEGEKVNLTPEVVEILGVAFAKWLATKKHTKTEDLKISVGRDSRLSGENLKTSLIHGITSSGAEVYDCGLASTPAMFMTTVLEEYRYHGAIMLTASHLPFNRNGMKFFTNKGAIEKADLKEVVAIAKEIKEIAKVKEERVNTIDFISQYSKFLVEKIRNGVNSKINREEPLKGFKIIVDAGNGAGGFFVDKVLKPLGADTQGSQFIDPDGRFPNHIPNPEDKEAMHSIQKAVLGNKADLGIIFDTDVDRAAVVDSHGNEINRNKLIALISAIILEENPKTTVVTDSVTSEGLKDFIENKCGGKHHRFKRGYKNVINEALRLNNEGEECHIAIETSGHAALKENYFLDDGAYLVSKILVKTAKLKEEKDEDIHNLIKDLKEASISSEYRMKITCEEFKEYGNKILEDLKKYCEKREGWEFEVPNYEGVRVKCNKENGGGWFLVRLSLHDPVIPMNVETDSKEGEELIVRELYKFFSGYENLNIDSLNK from the coding sequence TTGATAAATTCATTAGAAAAGCTTATTAATGGAAATGACATAAGGGGTGTGGCACTAGAAGGAGTTGAAGGTGAAAAGGTAAATTTAACTCCAGAAGTGGTTGAGATTTTAGGAGTAGCCTTTGCAAAATGGCTAGCTACTAAAAAACATACTAAAACAGAAGACTTAAAAATTTCTGTAGGTAGGGATTCAAGACTTTCAGGAGAAAATTTAAAGACTTCTCTAATACATGGAATAACAAGTAGCGGTGCTGAGGTTTATGATTGTGGATTAGCATCCACTCCAGCTATGTTTATGACTACTGTTTTAGAAGAATATAGGTATCATGGAGCTATAATGCTTACAGCTAGTCACCTACCTTTTAATAGAAATGGAATGAAATTTTTTACAAATAAAGGAGCTATAGAAAAAGCAGATTTAAAGGAAGTAGTAGCTATAGCTAAAGAAATAAAGGAAATAGCTAAAGTTAAAGAAGAAAGAGTGAATACTATAGATTTTATTTCTCAGTATTCAAAGTTTTTAGTAGAGAAAATAAGGAATGGAGTAAATAGTAAAATAAATAGAGAAGAGCCTTTAAAAGGATTTAAAATAATAGTAGATGCAGGAAATGGAGCTGGTGGATTTTTTGTAGATAAGGTTCTAAAACCACTAGGGGCAGATACACAAGGAAGTCAATTTATAGACCCTGATGGAAGATTCCCAAATCATATACCAAATCCAGAAGATAAAGAGGCGATGCACTCTATACAAAAGGCTGTTTTGGGTAATAAAGCAGACCTAGGAATAATATTTGACACAGATGTGGATCGTGCTGCAGTAGTAGATAGTCACGGTAATGAAATAAATAGAAATAAACTTATAGCCTTAATTTCAGCTATTATATTAGAAGAAAACCCTAAAACTACTGTGGTAACAGATTCGGTTACGTCAGAAGGATTAAAGGATTTTATAGAAAATAAATGTGGTGGTAAACATCATAGATTTAAAAGAGGATATAAAAATGTAATAAATGAAGCCTTGAGACTTAATAATGAAGGAGAAGAATGTCATATAGCTATAGAAACTTCAGGACATGCTGCTTTAAAGGAAAATTATTTCTTAGACGACGGAGCTTACTTAGTTTCTAAAATTCTTGTTAAAACTGCTAAATTAAAGGAAGAAAAAGATGAAGATATTCATAATTTAATAAAAGATTTAAAGGAAGCTAGCATAAGCAGTGAATACAGAATGAAAATAACTTGTGAGGAATTCAAGGAATATGGAAACAAAATTTTAGAGGATTTAAAGAAGTATTGTGAGAAAAGAGAAGGTTGGGAATTTGAAGTACCAAACTATGAAGGTGTTAGAGTTAAATGTAATAAGGAAAACGGTGGTGGATGGTTCTTAGTAAGACTTTCACTACATGATCCAGTAATACCTATGAATGTAGAGACAGATAGTAAAGAAGGAGAGGAATTAATAGTTAGAGAGCTTTATAAATTCTTTAGTGGTTATGAAAATTTAAATATAGATTCATTAAATAAATAG
- a CDS encoding RNA-guided endonuclease InsQ/TnpB family protein, with protein sequence MSASIKDYKENLHKYKGLPKPPKFKNMEDKKNEIVFTNLAIRFKENILKLSLSKAIQKIFEVDSLNFEVSNKLQSLINWNELQQVRIKWDNSLKQWYLIVIYNKQELEPVNNTNIMAIDLGLDNLATLTFKDGNETYLFCGKKLKGINAFANKKIAYYQGIEMNKYGSDKFKNTKMINSLRRYRNNYVNDYLHKISKNIIDKAIKHKVKKIVIGKIKGIKQDMNCNKSFVQIPVQRLAELIKYKAELQGIEVKFKEESYTSGCSAFDLEPINKKHYDKTRRVVRGLFKSSFGLVNSDVNGSLNILIKEEKCIPEIVETMRDKGSVSSPLRVRVAC encoded by the coding sequence TTGAGTGCAAGTATTAAAGATTATAAAGAAAATCTTCATAAATACAAAGGACTTCCTAAACCACCTAAATTTAAAAATATGGAAGATAAAAAGAATGAAATTGTATTTACTAACCTTGCTATAAGATTTAAAGAAAATATTTTAAAACTATCCTTGTCTAAAGCAATTCAAAAGATATTTGAGGTAGATAGTTTAAATTTTGAGGTTTCTAACAAACTTCAAAGCCTTATAAATTGGAATGAATTGCAACAAGTAAGAATAAAGTGGGATAACTCTTTAAAGCAATGGTACTTAATTGTAATCTACAATAAACAAGAATTAGAGCCAGTAAACAATACTAATATTATGGCTATTGATTTAGGTTTGGATAATCTTGCTACACTAACTTTTAAAGATGGAAATGAAACTTATCTTTTTTGTGGTAAAAAACTTAAAGGCATTAATGCTTTTGCAAATAAGAAAATTGCGTATTATCAAGGTATTGAAATGAATAAATATGGTTCAGATAAGTTCAAAAATACTAAAATGATAAATTCTTTAAGAAGATATAGAAATAATTATGTTAATGATTATCTTCATAAAATAAGTAAAAATATCATAGATAAAGCAATAAAGCATAAGGTTAAAAAGATAGTTATAGGTAAAATTAAAGGTATTAAGCAAGATATGAATTGCAATAAATCTTTTGTTCAAATACCAGTACAAAGACTTGCTGAATTAATTAAATATAAGGCAGAATTACAAGGGATTGAAGTTAAATTCAAAGAAGAAAGTTATACAAGTGGTTGTAGTGCTTTCGATTTAGAACCAATAAATAAAAAGCATTATGATAAAACTCGTAGAGTGGTTAGAGGATTGTTCAAATCAAGTTTTGGATTAGTCAATAGTGACGTAAATGGCTCATTAAATATATTAATAAAAGAAGAAAAATGTATTCCCGAAATAGTTGAAACTATGAGGGATAAAGGGAGCGTGTCCTCCCCGTTGAGAGTAAGGGTTGCCTGTTAA
- a CDS encoding transposase — translation MKKTSHSIYNNYGYDLMEQEIMPNHVHLFVSAPPIIAPIYIVRKLKSISANWIFQGFPTLKQSKF, via the coding sequence GTGAAAAAAACAAGTCATAGCATTTACAATAATTATGGCTATGACCTTATGGAACAGGAAATAATGCCTAACCATGTTCACCTTTTTGTATCTGCACCTCCTATTATTGCACCAATTTATATAGTTAGGAAACTTAAAAGTATTTCTGCAAACTGGATATTCCAAGGATTTCCAACACTAAAACAAAGTAAATTTTAG
- a CDS encoding ZIP family metal transporter produces the protein MALDFTNNPVLGALVATLFTWFMTALGAAVVFLFKQINRKVLDGMLGFAAGVMIAASFWSLLAPSIEMAASLNMKAWVPASVGFLAGGFFLWAVDKILPHLHTGMKIEEAEGIKTNWQRSILLVLAITLHNIPEGLAVGVAFGALGTDISTATFAGATALAIGIGIQNFPEGAAVSIPLRREGLSRWKSFLYGQASGVVEPIAAVIGAAMVVHMRPILPYALSFAAGAMIFVVVEELIPESQLGKNTDFATIGTILGFVVMMVLDVALG, from the coding sequence ATGGCTTTAGATTTTACAAATAACCCTGTCTTAGGGGCATTGGTAGCTACTTTATTTACCTGGTTTATGACAGCTTTAGGAGCAGCAGTAGTATTTCTATTTAAACAAATAAACAGAAAAGTATTAGATGGTATGTTAGGTTTTGCAGCTGGAGTTATGATAGCAGCAAGCTTTTGGTCACTTTTAGCTCCTTCTATTGAAATGGCAGCTTCTTTAAATATGAAAGCCTGGGTACCAGCGTCAGTGGGATTTTTGGCTGGGGGATTCTTTCTTTGGGCTGTAGATAAAATCCTTCCACATTTGCATACAGGTATGAAAATAGAAGAAGCAGAAGGAATAAAAACCAACTGGCAAAGGAGTATACTATTGGTTTTGGCTATAACCCTTCATAATATACCAGAAGGATTAGCAGTGGGTGTAGCTTTTGGAGCACTAGGTACTGACATTTCTACGGCTACTTTTGCAGGAGCTACAGCTTTAGCTATTGGTATAGGAATTCAAAACTTCCCTGAAGGAGCAGCGGTATCTATACCCTTAAGAAGGGAAGGCTTGTCTAGGTGGAAGAGCTTTCTTTATGGTCAAGCTTCTGGAGTTGTAGAACCTATAGCAGCGGTAATAGGAGCAGCCATGGTAGTTCATATGAGACCAATACTTCCCTATGCCCTTTCTTTTGCAGCAGGAGCAATGATATTTGTAGTAGTGGAGGAATTGATACCAGAATCTCAATTAGGTAAAAATACTGACTTTGCTACCATTGGAACTATATTAGGGTTTGTAGTAATGATGGTATTGGATGTGGCATTAGGTTAG
- the mnmH gene encoding tRNA 2-selenouridine(34) synthase MnmH, whose product MFRDIEYENLEGDYVLIDVRSEGEYKEYTIPGAINIPIFNNEERKEIGTVYVRESVDKAKAMGVEAASKKLPYIYEKIYDLQKKYKKVVLFCARGGLRSTVLTTFLTSLGVKVYKLRGGYKGYRAYINRELPVLNEKVEYVILQGNTGMGKTKILKELKERGYNILDLEGCANHRGSLLGSVGIGKCNSQKAFESLVYEQLKERNGNLVFVEGESKRIGNIIIPNYIYNKMRESKRILVKGDLDYRAKNIIEEYTKEENWKEEVVQSLNNLRKYISEENIARYLEMVEKGEIVDLTKELMVKYYDPMYKNGEKKYKYLLVTEISSIKTACDIIEKWVAKL is encoded by the coding sequence ATGTTTAGAGACATAGAATATGAAAATTTAGAAGGAGATTATGTACTAATAGATGTAAGAAGTGAGGGAGAGTATAAGGAATACACTATACCTGGAGCTATAAATATACCCATTTTTAATAATGAGGAAAGAAAAGAAATAGGCACGGTTTATGTAAGAGAAAGTGTAGATAAGGCTAAAGCTATGGGAGTGGAGGCTGCATCTAAAAAACTTCCATATATATATGAAAAAATATATGATTTACAAAAGAAATATAAAAAAGTAGTGCTTTTTTGTGCTAGAGGTGGACTAAGAAGTACTGTTTTAACTACATTTCTCACCAGTTTGGGAGTTAAAGTTTACAAATTGAGGGGTGGATATAAAGGATATAGGGCATATATAAACAGAGAGCTACCAGTTCTTAATGAAAAAGTAGAGTATGTAATTCTTCAAGGAAACACAGGCATGGGTAAAACGAAAATTTTAAAGGAACTAAAAGAAAGAGGATATAATATATTGGATTTAGAAGGTTGTGCAAATCACAGAGGATCACTTTTAGGAAGTGTTGGTATAGGAAAGTGCAATAGTCAAAAGGCCTTTGAGTCACTGGTGTATGAGCAGTTAAAAGAAAGAAATGGCAATTTAGTATTTGTAGAAGGGGAAAGTAAAAGAATAGGGAATATAATAATACCAAATTATATTTATAATAAAATGAGAGAGAGTAAAAGAATTTTGGTAAAGGGAGATTTAGATTATAGAGCTAAAAATATAATAGAAGAATACACCAAAGAAGAAAATTGGAAAGAAGAAGTTGTACAGAGTTTAAATAATTTAAGAAAGTATATAAGTGAAGAAAATATTGCTAGATATTTAGAAATGGTAGAAAAAGGTGAAATTGTAGACTTGACAAAGGAACTTATGGTAAAATATTATGATCCTATGTATAAAAATGGTGAAAAAAAGTATAAATATCTTTTAGTTACGGAAATCAGTAGTATAAAAACTGCCTGTGATATTATAGAAAAATGGGTGGCTAAATTATAG
- a CDS encoding V-type ATP synthase subunit D — protein sequence MQQIAPTKSNLISAQNTLEFSRKGFQLLDQKRNVLIREMMSYISRAEKLQHRINSTFSEAYEALRQANITMGISSVSDISMAIPETEDYNIRFKSVMGVEVPHLNYEKKLIQPSYSFHRSNTAMDIAYKKFNEVKYLIYEMAEVENAVYRLAVEVKKTQKRANALENIQIPKLQERVKFISEVLEEKEREDFFRLKMVKKKKKKYKE from the coding sequence ATGCAACAAATAGCTCCTACAAAATCAAATTTAATAAGTGCTCAAAATACATTAGAGTTTTCTAGGAAAGGATTTCAGCTTTTAGACCAAAAAAGAAATGTTTTAATAAGGGAAATGATGTCCTACATATCTAGAGCTGAAAAACTTCAGCATAGGATAAACTCTACTTTTAGTGAAGCATATGAGGCGTTAAGGCAGGCAAATATAACTATGGGAATATCTTCAGTTTCTGATATTTCCATGGCAATACCGGAAACTGAAGATTATAATATAAGATTTAAAAGTGTCATGGGGGTTGAAGTGCCTCATTTAAATTATGAAAAAAAGCTTATACAACCAAGTTATAGCTTTCACAGAAGTAATACAGCCATGGATATTGCATATAAAAAATTTAATGAAGTTAAATACTTGATATATGAAATGGCAGAAGTAGAAAATGCAGTTTACAGATTAGCAGTGGAAGTTAAAAAAACACAAAAAAGGGCTAATGCCCTTGAAAATATACAAATTCCAAAATTGCAGGAAAGAGTTAAATTTATATCAGAAGTATTAGAGGAAAAGGAAAGAGAAGATTTTTTTAGATTAAAAATGGTAAAGAAAAAGAAGAAAAAATATAAAGAATAA
- a CDS encoding V-type ATP synthase subunit B, whose amino-acid sequence MKKQYLLLDKIQGPIIVLSDVDNAAYDEIVDITVDGKENKKGKVVQIDEDKVTIQVFEGTSGISTNNSSVSFTGNSLQVSLSKEILGREFNGIGEPIDGGGRIYSRKRYNINGRAINPVARKYPRNFIQTGISSIDCLTTLIRGQKIPIFSGNGMPHNQLAAQIVRQAKISEEENSNFAVVFAAMGIKHDDAEFFRKSFQQSGVLDRVVMYVNLADDPIVERVMTPRCALTAAEYLAFEENMHILVIMTDITSYCEALRELSSAREEVPSRKGYPGYLYSDLASLYERAGMIKGKGGSITQIPIVSMPNDDITHPVPDLTGYITEGQIVLNRDIYQKNVYPPVNILPSLSRLMKDGIGEGYTRDDHGEVANQLFASYSHVQEVRALAQVIGQEELSELDKSYIKFGEDFEERFLKQGYEENRSIGETLDLAWSIISILPKNELDRVSPKILEKYYRSGE is encoded by the coding sequence TTGAAAAAGCAATATCTATTATTGGACAAGATTCAAGGACCTATAATAGTATTATCAGATGTAGACAATGCAGCTTATGATGAAATTGTAGATATAACTGTTGATGGAAAAGAAAATAAAAAGGGTAAAGTTGTACAAATTGATGAAGATAAGGTGACAATACAGGTATTTGAGGGTACTTCAGGCATTTCCACAAATAATTCATCTGTTAGTTTTACAGGAAATTCTCTGCAGGTCAGCTTATCTAAAGAAATTTTAGGAAGAGAGTTCAATGGTATAGGAGAACCTATAGATGGCGGTGGCAGAATTTATAGTAGGAAAAGGTATAATATAAATGGAAGAGCTATAAACCCTGTAGCTAGAAAATACCCAAGAAACTTTATTCAAACTGGTATATCGTCTATAGATTGTCTTACCACCTTAATAAGGGGACAGAAAATACCTATATTTTCAGGAAATGGTATGCCCCATAATCAATTGGCAGCTCAAATTGTAAGACAAGCTAAGATTAGTGAAGAAGAAAATTCAAATTTTGCAGTAGTATTTGCAGCTATGGGAATTAAACATGATGATGCAGAGTTTTTTAGAAAAAGCTTTCAGCAGTCGGGAGTTTTGGATAGGGTGGTTATGTATGTAAATTTAGCAGACGACCCAATTGTAGAAAGAGTTATGACTCCTAGGTGTGCTCTTACTGCAGCAGAATACCTAGCTTTTGAGGAAAATATGCATATACTTGTTATAATGACGGATATAACTAGTTATTGTGAAGCTTTAAGAGAATTATCCTCTGCGAGAGAAGAAGTACCAAGTAGAAAGGGTTATCCGGGATATTTATACTCAGATTTAGCTTCTTTATATGAGAGAGCAGGTATGATTAAAGGAAAAGGAGGATCTATAACTCAAATACCTATAGTATCTATGCCTAATGATGATATAACTCACCCAGTACCAGATTTAACGGGATATATTACCGAAGGACAAATAGTGCTTAACAGGGATATATATCAAAAGAATGTATACCCTCCAGTTAATATATTGCCTTCGCTATCCAGACTTATGAAGGATGGCATAGGGGAAGGATATACGCGAGATGATCATGGAGAAGTTGCCAATCAATTATTTGCTTCTTATTCTCATGTTCAGGAAGTTAGAGCACTAGCTCAGGTAATAGGACAGGAAGAACTGTCGGAATTAGATAAAAGTTATATAAAATTTGGAGAAGATTTTGAGGAAAGATTTTTAAAGCAAGGATATGAAGAAAATAGAAGTATAGGAGAAACTTTAGATTTAGCCTGGAGTATTATTTCCATCTTGCCTAAAAATGAATTAGATAGAGTGAGTCCTAAAATTCTTGAAAAATATTATAGGAGTGGTGAATAA
- a CDS encoding V-type ATP synthase subunit A: protein MIVGINGPVIKGKGMKNFKMREMVTVGQKKLIGEIIILEDDIATIQVYEETSGLKVGEEIFSTGRPLSLKLGPGIIGNIFDGIERPLEKINEINYGFIEEGIGLISLDEHKLWDVKITAMEGDILKPGDVYALVKETNSIEHRLMVPWDISGKVIYKKQDGEYNINEVVVKLQNGDRIEKLPLYQMWPVRTPRPIKSRKAIEKPLITGQRILDTFFPLAKGGTVAIPGGFGTGKTMTQHQLAKWCDADIIVYIGCGERGNEMTEVLEDFPKLIDPRTGMSIMNRTVLIANTSNMPVAAREASIYTGITFAEYFRDMGYHVAIMADSTSRWAEALREISGRLEEMPAEEGYPAYLPSRLAEFYERAGYTENLNGSEGSITVIGAVSPAGGDFSEPVTLNTKRFVSVFLGLDRNLAYARHYPAINWLSSYSGYLDSLKDWYDENIAKDMMEIRNKAMKILFEESKLQEIVKLVGEDVLPDDQRLVIEIAKVLKIAFLQQNAYHKDDTYVPLKKQYKMLKVIDSLYQYGCKAVKMGIPISIINNKEIYDSVNKMKYNVSNEDLSLINNLEASIKKYYNELFKQYSA, encoded by the coding sequence ATGATAGTAGGAATTAATGGACCAGTTATAAAAGGCAAGGGCATGAAAAATTTTAAAATGAGAGAAATGGTTACTGTTGGACAAAAGAAGTTAATAGGAGAAATAATAATATTAGAAGATGATATAGCCACAATTCAAGTTTATGAAGAAACCTCAGGACTTAAGGTTGGAGAAGAAATATTCTCTACAGGAAGACCTTTATCTTTAAAATTAGGACCAGGAATAATAGGAAATATATTTGATGGTATAGAGAGACCTTTAGAGAAAATAAATGAAATAAATTATGGTTTTATAGAAGAAGGTATAGGCCTTATATCTCTAGATGAACATAAACTTTGGGATGTGAAGATAACTGCTATGGAAGGGGATATTTTAAAGCCAGGGGATGTATATGCTCTGGTAAAAGAAACGAATTCTATAGAACATAGACTAATGGTTCCATGGGATATAAGTGGAAAAGTAATATATAAGAAACAAGATGGCGAATACAATATAAATGAAGTGGTGGTAAAACTTCAAAATGGAGACAGAATAGAAAAGCTTCCTTTATATCAAATGTGGCCAGTACGAACTCCAAGACCAATTAAAAGTAGAAAGGCAATAGAAAAGCCTTTGATTACGGGGCAAAGAATATTAGATACATTTTTCCCCTTAGCTAAGGGAGGAACAGTAGCTATACCAGGGGGATTTGGTACAGGCAAAACTATGACTCAGCATCAATTAGCTAAATGGTGTGATGCAGATATTATAGTGTATATAGGATGTGGTGAAAGAGGAAATGAAATGACAGAGGTTTTAGAGGACTTTCCCAAACTCATTGATCCTAGAACTGGTATGAGCATTATGAATAGAACTGTACTTATAGCCAATACTTCAAATATGCCTGTGGCAGCTAGAGAAGCAAGTATATATACAGGCATTACTTTTGCAGAATATTTTAGGGATATGGGGTATCATGTAGCCATAATGGCGGATTCTACATCTAGGTGGGCAGAAGCACTTAGAGAAATATCTGGAAGACTCGAAGAGATGCCGGCGGAGGAGGGATATCCTGCATATCTCCCTTCAAGATTGGCAGAGTTCTATGAAAGAGCAGGTTACACGGAAAATTTAAATGGCAGTGAAGGTTCTATAACTGTAATTGGAGCCGTATCGCCAGCAGGAGGAGATTTTTCAGAACCAGTTACTCTAAATACGAAGAGGTTTGTAAGTGTGTTTTTAGGGCTCGACAGAAATTTAGCCTATGCAAGACATTATCCAGCCATCAATTGGTTATCTAGTTACAGTGGGTATTTAGATTCGCTTAAGGATTGGTATGATGAAAATATAGCTAAAGACATGATGGAAATTAGAAATAAGGCTATGAAAATACTTTTTGAAGAGAGCAAACTTCAAGAAATTGTTAAACTAGTCGGTGAAGATGTGTTGCCAGATGATCAAAGACTAGTTATAGAAATAGCTAAGGTATTAAAGATTGCATTTCTTCAACAAAATGCATACCACAAGGATGACACTTATGTTCCTCTTAAGAAGCAATATAAAATGTTAAAGGTTATAGATAGTTTGTATCAATACGGATGTAAGGCAGTAAAAATGGGAATACCTATATCTATAATAAACAACAAAGAGATTTATGATAGTGTGAATAAGATGAAATATAATGTGTCTAATGAAGATTTAAGTCTTATAAATAATTTAGAAGCAAGTATAAAAAAATATTATAATGAATTATTTAAGCAGTATAGTGCGTAG